One part of the Bacteroidales bacterium genome encodes these proteins:
- a CDS encoding geranylgeranylglyceryl/heptaprenylglyceryl phosphate synthase — MALLPFHKKQLALLIDPDKVNNMQLTSICRQLKKTPFDLILVGGSLVMGDLDSVIAYLKKHTSLPVYLFPGNAMQLSDKADGILFLSLLSGRNPEYLIGQQVIAAPILKRMQLDVVSVAYMLIESGKTTSVEYMSNTKPIPSDKIDIIVATALAAEYLGFKMIYLEAGSGALKPVSQEIIKSIAEQVHIPIIVGGGIHNVHIAQNCYNAGASMVVIGSAIEQDVRKINEFNSLQK, encoded by the coding sequence ATGGCACTTTTACCATTCCATAAAAAGCAATTGGCGTTACTAATTGACCCCGATAAGGTTAATAACATGCAATTGACATCTATTTGTCGGCAATTAAAAAAAACACCTTTCGATTTGATTTTAGTGGGGGGTAGTTTGGTTATGGGCGATTTAGATTCAGTAATTGCTTATTTAAAGAAACATACATCGTTACCTGTTTATTTATTTCCTGGTAATGCAATGCAACTTTCCGATAAGGCCGATGGTATTTTATTTTTATCGTTGCTTTCGGGACGCAACCCCGAATATTTAATAGGCCAGCAAGTAATTGCTGCGCCTATATTAAAACGTATGCAATTAGATGTAGTATCGGTTGCCTATATGCTTATCGAAAGCGGAAAAACTACCAGTGTAGAATACATGAGTAATACTAAACCCATACCTTCTGATAAAATAGATATTATTGTAGCTACTGCACTTGCAGCTGAGTATTTAGGCTTTAAGATGATTTATTTAGAAGCGGGGAGTGGGGCTTTAAAACCTGTTTCGCAAGAAATAATAAAAAGCATTGCGGAGCAAGTACATATTCCTATAATTGTTGGTGGAGGCATTCACAATGTTCATATCGCACAAAATTGTTACAATGCAGGAGCTTCGATGGTAGTTATTGGTTCTGCTATTGAACAAGATGTGCGTAAAATTAACGAATTCAATTCTTTACAAAAGTAG
- a CDS encoding exo-alpha-sialidase — protein sequence MGVIIKYQIILLFILLSSFSWAQYLNPNDYPLITEPTLSYKTNDHNSEGFLITIDSTIYHFFRQDPGQNGNHVGNGGRIMMRTSLDNGDNWSIPIVLFESPYDDRNVHGGVTENGRIIVTFRKFDAFAGVHIDYCFMYSDDKAQTWQGPFTIASEGTSSGTNQIFGNNNIGYYNTIYSAKYCELRHSWDGSNWDSIVYVWDYRLSNQYKISEASFTYLGNGVIIGLFRNDSGFFGENYFQVESYDYGLSWTEPALTNIADGFFCPSPWIFYEPIFNHVWIIATDRRGNFSQYYEHNQDAIWLYKLYPDEIVGNPHEYIPFLVFERPNPSFYRFYGYPASTKTPDGNYLVLFTESQYKIKAEWAYIYQFKILYHFNPINYFSENNRYSSALKVFPNPTSQNLFIPIVRTNEYQISIYNELGQLVFQTIIPKEFGSNYFNVNIESLNSGIYKCIVQSPKETNVATFVKN from the coding sequence ATGGGAGTTATAATAAAATATCAAATTATTTTACTATTTATATTATTGTCGAGCTTTTCATGGGCACAATACTTAAACCCTAACGACTATCCACTTATAACAGAACCAACCTTATCTTACAAAACGAACGATCACAATTCCGAAGGTTTTTTAATTACAATAGATAGTACGATATATCATTTTTTTCGCCAAGATCCAGGTCAGAATGGCAATCATGTTGGCAATGGTGGCCGCATTATGATGCGCACCTCACTCGATAATGGCGACAATTGGTCTATTCCTATCGTATTATTTGAAAGCCCCTACGACGACAGAAATGTACATGGTGGTGTTACCGAAAATGGAAGAATAATTGTAACATTTAGAAAATTCGATGCCTTCGCTGGGGTACATATTGATTATTGCTTTATGTATAGCGATGATAAAGCCCAAACATGGCAAGGTCCATTTACCATTGCTAGCGAAGGTACGTCATCGGGCACTAATCAAATTTTCGGTAACAATAATATCGGTTATTACAACACCATTTATTCTGCTAAATATTGCGAATTGCGTCATAGCTGGGATGGTTCAAACTGGGATAGTATTGTTTATGTTTGGGACTATCGTTTATCGAATCAATACAAAATTAGTGAAGCTTCATTTACTTATTTAGGCAATGGAGTTATCATCGGTCTTTTTAGAAACGATTCTGGATTTTTTGGAGAAAACTATTTTCAGGTTGAATCATACGACTATGGACTTTCATGGACAGAACCTGCATTAACAAATATTGCAGATGGTTTTTTCTGCCCATCACCATGGATTTTTTACGAGCCTATTTTTAATCATGTATGGATAATTGCAACCGACCGTAGAGGAAATTTTTCGCAATATTATGAGCACAACCAAGATGCTATATGGCTTTATAAATTGTATCCCGATGAAATTGTTGGTAATCCTCACGAATATATTCCTTTTCTTGTTTTTGAACGTCCCAATCCGAGTTTTTATAGGTTTTATGGTTACCCGGCTTCAACTAAAACGCCTGATGGTAATTATCTCGTATTATTTACCGAAAGTCAATATAAAATTAAAGCCGAATGGGCATACATTTACCAATTTAAAATTTTATATCATTTTAACCCTATTAATTATTTTTCTGAAAACAATCGATATTCTAGTGCTTTAAAAGTTTTCCCAAATCCAACATCTCAAAATTTATTTATACCTATCGTACGCACTAACGAATATCAAATATCTATTTATAATGAATTAGGTCAGTTAGTCTTTCAAACCATAATACCTAAAGAATTTGGCAGTAATTATTTTAATGTTAACATCGAATCGTTAAACTCAGGTATATATAAATGTATCGTACAATCGCCTAAAGAGACCAACGTTGCTACTTTTGTAAAGAATTGA
- a CDS encoding SprT-like domain-containing protein, whose amino-acid sequence MNVKHPLFPFVKNEKVVEYIDNLVKAIPNLKVKIEPPRHTKLGYMKDDKSKHIYIISLNNNLSPSKFLYVFLHEYAHLLVVKQYKHKNKPHGIEWQQTFFNLLNQAIENQLFHPQITDTIIKQFLKPFIYSKKRDALIIEAINKIDHPTPIIYVKDLNPGSIFQLSNGFQFKMIEKRRTRYICENLQSHKKYLVSSFATVNKIILKM is encoded by the coding sequence ATGAACGTAAAACACCCTTTATTCCCATTTGTAAAAAACGAAAAAGTTGTAGAATACATTGATAACTTAGTAAAAGCTATTCCTAATTTAAAGGTAAAAATAGAACCACCTAGACACACCAAACTGGGCTACATGAAAGATGATAAGTCTAAACATATTTATATTATTTCATTGAATAACAACCTTTCTCCTTCAAAATTTCTTTATGTTTTCTTACATGAATATGCTCACCTACTTGTTGTTAAACAATACAAACACAAAAATAAACCTCATGGTATTGAATGGCAACAAACATTTTTCAACCTTTTAAATCAAGCTATCGAAAACCAATTATTTCATCCTCAAATAACTGATACTATAATTAAGCAATTCTTAAAACCCTTTATTTATTCAAAAAAACGCGATGCTTTAATAATTGAAGCTATCAATAAAATTGATCATCCAACGCCTATTATTTATGTTAAAGATTTAAACCCTGGTAGCATTTTTCAATTAAGCAATGGCTTTCAGTTTAAAATGATAGAAAAACGCCGAACTCGCTATATCTGTGAAAATTTACAAAGCCATAAAAAATACCTTGTCTCGTCATTTGCAACCGTTAATAAAATTATTTTAAAAATGTAA
- a CDS encoding ABC transporter permease, producing MLLLFHIGRYFLLLKKVFSRPERGRVYMQQILNELLTVGFNSLGIVVIISVFMGAVITLQTAYNLENPLIPLYLIGLGTRDSMILEFSSTVVGLVLAGKVGSNIASEIGTMRVTEQIDALEIMGINSASYLILPKIIAAVIFNPFLTIISIFVGIFGGWAAGVLSGVVSSAVFIQGIQYAFVPFYVVYALIKTVVFAFIIVSVSAYEGYYCSGGALEVGRASTKAVVYSSLVILLFNVILTQLLLAH from the coding sequence ATGTTGTTGCTTTTCCATATAGGGCGTTACTTTTTATTGTTAAAAAAGGTGTTTTCAAGACCAGAACGTGGAAGAGTATATATGCAGCAAATTTTGAACGAATTATTAACAGTAGGTTTCAATTCGTTAGGAATTGTAGTTATAATTTCTGTATTTATGGGGGCTGTAATTACGCTACAAACGGCTTATAATCTCGAAAATCCACTAATTCCTCTTTATCTTATAGGCTTAGGTACTCGCGATAGTATGATTTTAGAATTTTCGTCCACGGTGGTGGGGTTAGTGTTAGCTGGTAAGGTTGGTTCAAATATAGCGTCAGAAATAGGTACCATGAGGGTAACGGAACAAATAGATGCACTTGAAATTATGGGCATCAATTCGGCAAGTTATTTGATTTTACCCAAAATTATAGCGGCTGTAATATTTAATCCTTTTTTAACCATTATTAGTATTTTTGTGGGCATTTTTGGAGGATGGGCGGCTGGTGTGCTTTCGGGTGTTGTTAGTTCGGCAGTTTTTATACAAGGTATACAATATGCGTTTGTGCCTTTTTATGTTGTATATGCTTTAATAAAAACGGTTGTATTTGCTTTTATTATAGTATCGGTATCGGCTTATGAGGGTTATTATTGTAGTGGTGGCGCTTTAGAGGTGGGGCGGGCGAGTACTAAGGCTGTTGTATATAGTAGTTTAGTTATTTTGTTGTTTAATGTAATTTTAACCCAATTATTGTTGGCTCACTAA
- a CDS encoding ATP-binding cassette domain-containing protein encodes MIEVLNISKSFADKKVLNNINITFEAGKTNLIIGYSGSGKTVLMKSLVGLIEIDEGNILYDGRNFTQMSFMERKEVRKEFGMVFQGGALFDSLSILENVMFPLNMFSTMSKSEKLDRANFCLKRVNLENVNHLYPAEISGGMKKRVAIARAIALNPKYLFCDEPNSGLDPVTSIVIDNLIKEITQEYQITTIVNTHDMNSVMEIGDKIVFLYKGDKLWEGTKHEVMETDCKELNDFIFASELTRLIKKNKG; translated from the coding sequence ATGATAGAAGTGCTTAATATATCGAAGTCGTTTGCCGATAAAAAGGTTTTAAATAATATAAACATAACATTTGAAGCAGGTAAGACCAATTTGATTATAGGTTATAGCGGTTCTGGTAAAACAGTCTTAATGAAATCGTTGGTAGGTTTAATTGAGATAGATGAAGGAAATATTTTATACGATGGTAGAAATTTTACGCAAATGTCGTTTATGGAACGTAAAGAAGTGCGTAAAGAATTTGGTATGGTATTTCAGGGAGGGGCTTTATTTGATTCGCTCTCGATACTCGAAAATGTAATGTTTCCTTTGAATATGTTTTCGACTATGTCGAAAAGCGAAAAACTCGATCGTGCCAATTTTTGTTTAAAACGTGTAAATTTAGAAAATGTTAATCATTTATATCCAGCAGAAATAAGTGGTGGTATGAAAAAACGAGTTGCCATTGCACGTGCTATAGCTTTAAATCCCAAATATCTTTTTTGCGATGAACCTAATTCAGGATTAGACCCTGTAACCTCAATTGTTATAGATAACTTAATAAAAGAAATTACACAAGAGTACCAGATTACAACGATTGTCAATACGCACGATATGAATTCGGTGATGGAAATTGGCGATAAAATTGTTTTTCTCTACAAGGGCGATAAGCTTTGGGAAGGAACCAAACACGAAGTAATGGAGACCGATTGTAAAGAATTAAACGACTTTATTTTTGCATCAGAACTAACACGATTAATAAAGAAAAATAAGGGATAA
- a CDS encoding acetyl-CoA carboxylase biotin carboxyl carrier protein subunit, which produces MATQYIYKRDATRLFIAISETGKKFNIYLPVESNPIINNVELPITIINGCISSYCFKWNNKRYTCIVKSKEQNKYTILVNGVEYKFSIESISSYLRRKLLSTEESAKIQNVLRAPIPGKVIDIYVSEGDLINANEPVINIESMKMQNEYALPVNGIVRKIYVQRGQSVMKDDVLIEIDSIDE; this is translated from the coding sequence ATGGCAACACAATATATTTATAAACGCGATGCAACTCGCTTATTTATAGCAATAAGCGAAACCGGAAAAAAATTTAATATTTACCTTCCAGTAGAATCTAATCCCATTATTAATAATGTCGAATTACCAATTACAATAATTAACGGATGCATCAGTAGCTATTGTTTTAAATGGAATAATAAACGATACACTTGCATTGTAAAATCTAAAGAACAAAACAAATATACTATATTAGTAAACGGAGTAGAATATAAATTTAGCATCGAATCTATTTCAAGTTATTTACGTCGTAAATTGCTTTCAACAGAAGAAAGTGCTAAAATACAAAATGTACTTAGGGCTCCCATTCCTGGTAAAGTTATAGATATTTATGTTTCTGAAGGCGATTTAATAAATGCGAATGAACCTGTTATTAACATCGAATCGATGAAAATGCAAAACGAATATGCCTTACCCGTAAATGGCATTGTTCGTAAAATTTATGTTCAACGTGGACAATCTGTTATGAAAGACGATGTTCTAATTGAAATAGATTCTATTGACGAATAA
- a CDS encoding acetyl-CoA carboxylase biotin carboxylase subunit, which translates to MEKRLLIANRGEIAIRIIRTAKKLGFTCIVFQSDKDTDAYYLKFADEIITANDAHNETSIFLNIPKIIELAQEHQIGYIHPGYGFLSENPDFAQACIDHQMVFIGPSPELIRNMGLKTIAKEFAQKAGLPLIQGSEGVVNSIEQAQIIAEKIGYPILLKASAGGGGRGMRIVEKPEALERNFNSAQKEAITAFGNGDLFIEKYISQPKHIEFQILGDKYGNIIHLGERECSLQRKHQKMIEEAPSPALTPEKREKMGQLAVQFAKTIGYYSAGTIEFLLDGNGDYYFMEMNTRIQVEHPITELITGIDLIEWQLKIAMDEPLTIKQEDIKLNGWAIECRVNAEDAQNRFAPESGFIESVYFPTSDTIRIETGIEQGSVVNTNFDSMLAKIIVHDTDRALAIEKMLKALNYTQIIGIKTTIPFYKKVLQHNDFILGNYTTKWIEENYKPDILYDDEEEIIGALTASIVYALDYLKLASNTPSYTNDDLSIWVLNKRINK; encoded by the coding sequence ATGGAAAAACGACTCTTAATAGCCAATAGAGGCGAAATTGCTATTCGAATTATTCGAACAGCAAAAAAATTAGGTTTTACGTGTATTGTTTTTCAAAGTGATAAAGATACTGATGCCTATTACCTCAAATTTGCCGATGAAATTATTACTGCAAACGATGCCCATAACGAAACCAGTATCTTTCTTAATATTCCCAAAATAATCGAACTAGCACAAGAGCATCAGATTGGTTATATTCATCCCGGATATGGCTTTTTGTCAGAAAACCCCGATTTTGCACAAGCCTGTATCGATCATCAGATGGTTTTTATTGGACCCTCGCCCGAACTTATTCGCAATATGGGATTAAAAACTATTGCAAAAGAATTTGCACAAAAAGCCGGATTACCTCTAATTCAAGGAAGCGAGGGCGTAGTAAATTCAATTGAACAAGCTCAAATCATTGCCGAAAAAATTGGATATCCAATATTATTAAAAGCATCGGCTGGCGGTGGCGGTAGAGGTATGCGAATTGTAGAAAAGCCCGAAGCACTCGAACGAAATTTTAATTCAGCTCAAAAAGAAGCCATAACAGCTTTTGGAAATGGCGATCTATTTATCGAAAAATACATTAGTCAACCTAAACATATCGAATTTCAAATCTTAGGAGATAAGTATGGAAATATAATACACTTAGGCGAACGCGAATGTTCGTTGCAACGCAAACATCAAAAAATGATAGAAGAAGCTCCTTCGCCAGCATTAACACCCGAAAAACGTGAAAAAATGGGTCAATTAGCCGTACAATTCGCAAAAACCATTGGATATTATTCAGCTGGTACTATTGAGTTCCTTTTAGACGGTAACGGCGATTATTATTTTATGGAAATGAATACCCGTATTCAAGTAGAACATCCCATTACCGAACTAATTACCGGTATCGATTTAATTGAATGGCAACTTAAAATTGCTATGGATGAGCCTCTTACTATAAAACAAGAGGATATTAAACTTAACGGATGGGCAATAGAATGCCGTGTAAATGCCGAAGACGCTCAAAATCGGTTCGCTCCCGAAAGCGGTTTTATCGAATCGGTTTATTTTCCTACATCCGATACAATACGAATCGAAACAGGAATTGAACAAGGGTCTGTAGTGAATACCAATTTTGACTCTATGCTCGCTAAAATTATTGTTCACGATACCGATAGAGCTTTAGCTATCGAAAAAATGTTAAAAGCACTAAATTATACACAAATTATTGGCATTAAAACAACAATCCCATTTTATAAAAAAGTGCTTCAACATAACGATTTTATTTTAGGAAATTATACCACTAAATGGATAGAAGAAAATTATAAACCCGATATACTTTATGATGACGAAGAAGAAATTATTGGCGCCCTTACAGCTTCTATTGTTTATGCACTCGATTATTTAAAATTAGCTTCCAATACTCCCAGTTATACCAACGATGACTTAAGTATTTGGGTATTAAATAAACGTATCAATAAATAA
- a CDS encoding acyl-CoA carboxylase subunit beta, translating into MSHKEIFSKRKQILKQNEENAIQKQHIKGKLTARERLNILFDEGTFFEIGAFIEPAAESGSQNTSTYGDGVVVGRGLIQGRSVFAFAQDFTTMGGSLGYAHGMKIARIQEMAFKLGSPIIGLIDSAGARIQEGVKSLSAYAQIFRNNVRSSGIIPQISVIMGPAAGGAVYSPALTDFIFMTNKTSYMFLTGPDVIKEVLNEDVTMDNLGGAHIHSTKSGVAHFVYEDEEHALLGVRKLMSYLPSNNFDPLPISKEIHFNEKKQEYLNSIIPDDSNKPYDVKEIIEILLDTDSFFEVHEKYAENIVVGFGRLNGKTIGIIANQPKVLAGTLDIKASFKAARFVRFCDAFNIPLLILEDVPGFLPGIDQEYEGIIKHGAKLLYAFCDATVPKVTVILRKSYGGAYIVMSSKNTGGDFNFAWPSAEIAVMGAKGAIKIINRKELNAADNKEELEKLLIEKYKNEISNPFKAEELGLIDEVIMPSETRRILITAFEILNNKQYAPLSRKHGNIPL; encoded by the coding sequence ATGAGTCATAAAGAAATTTTTTCTAAACGCAAGCAAATATTAAAGCAAAACGAAGAAAATGCTATACAAAAACAACATATTAAAGGTAAACTTACTGCCCGTGAACGATTAAATATTTTATTCGACGAAGGAACATTTTTCGAAATAGGCGCTTTTATCGAACCAGCTGCCGAAAGTGGGAGTCAAAATACTTCAACTTATGGCGATGGTGTAGTAGTTGGACGTGGTCTTATACAGGGCAGAAGTGTCTTTGCTTTTGCTCAAGATTTTACTACCATGGGAGGCTCATTAGGCTACGCCCATGGAATGAAAATAGCTCGTATTCAAGAAATGGCTTTTAAATTAGGATCTCCAATAATAGGACTTATTGACTCGGCAGGTGCTCGCATTCAAGAAGGAGTAAAAAGCCTCTCCGCTTATGCCCAAATTTTTCGAAATAACGTTCGCTCTTCCGGCATTATACCACAAATCAGTGTCATTATGGGACCCGCTGCCGGTGGAGCCGTTTATTCACCCGCCCTCACCGATTTTATCTTCATGACCAATAAAACATCGTACATGTTTCTTACAGGACCCGATGTTATAAAAGAAGTACTCAACGAAGATGTAACGATGGATAACTTAGGAGGTGCTCATATACACTCAACTAAAAGCGGAGTTGCACATTTTGTTTACGAAGACGAAGAACACGCCTTACTCGGAGTGCGTAAACTTATGTCTTACCTTCCGTCTAACAATTTCGACCCACTACCCATAAGCAAAGAAATTCATTTCAACGAAAAAAAGCAAGAATACCTAAATAGTATCATCCCAGACGACTCTAATAAACCATACGATGTAAAAGAAATAATTGAAATATTGCTCGATACCGATAGTTTTTTTGAAGTACACGAAAAATATGCCGAAAATATAGTAGTGGGCTTCGGTCGCCTCAATGGCAAAACCATTGGCATTATTGCTAATCAGCCTAAAGTACTAGCAGGCACACTCGATATCAAAGCAAGCTTTAAAGCGGCGCGTTTTGTGCGTTTTTGCGACGCTTTCAACATTCCATTACTAATTTTAGAAGATGTGCCCGGTTTTTTGCCCGGTATCGATCAAGAATATGAAGGTATTATAAAACATGGAGCTAAACTATTATACGCATTTTGCGATGCAACGGTACCTAAAGTTACAGTTATACTCAGAAAATCGTATGGTGGTGCCTATATAGTAATGAGTAGCAAAAATACAGGCGGCGATTTTAATTTCGCTTGGCCATCGGCCGAAATAGCCGTTATGGGAGCCAAAGGAGCCATTAAAATCATTAACCGTAAAGAATTAAATGCTGCCGATAATAAAGAAGAGCTCGAAAAATTATTAATCGAAAAATATAAAAACGAAATCAGTAATCCCTTCAAAGCCGAAGAATTGGGTCTTATTGACGAAGTGATTATGCCCTCAGAAACACGCCGTATTTTAATTACAGCCTTCGAAATTCTAAACAATAAACAATATGCTCCACTTTCTAGAAAACACGGTAATATCCCACTTTAA
- a CDS encoding NAD(P)-dependent oxidoreductase, translated as MKKVLITGASGFVGSFLVEEAIKRGYKPIAGIRTSSSKKYLQQPEIDFIYFNLFDKEQIKQQLNQYIQKNGAIDYIIHNAGVTKVKRLDEFMKVNYECTRNFVEALLESKHIPEKYIQISSLAAFGPGNNKTLEPVKLSDTPQPNTEYGRSKLKAEEFIRSKNELPWIVFRPTGVYGPRETDYFVYLKTINRGFEPYIGFKSQHLTFIYVKDLARLVFDALESPFKHRAYFIADNNVYLSEEYAAIVKKHLHKKTIKLRVPLFLVKFISIILEFIFGLFGRTPVLNKDKYNILSSLNWKCEVEPLQRDFNFKAEYDLDKGVKESIDWYKEQKWL; from the coding sequence ATGAAAAAAGTACTCATTACCGGCGCAAGTGGCTTTGTGGGTAGCTTTTTAGTCGAAGAAGCTATTAAAAGAGGTTATAAACCTATTGCAGGAATAAGAACTTCGAGCAGCAAAAAATATTTACAACAGCCCGAAATAGATTTTATATACTTCAACTTATTTGATAAAGAACAAATAAAACAACAACTCAACCAGTATATACAAAAAAACGGTGCAATAGATTACATTATACACAATGCAGGTGTAACAAAGGTGAAACGCCTCGACGAATTCATGAAAGTAAACTACGAATGTACACGTAATTTTGTTGAAGCATTACTTGAAAGTAAGCATATACCCGAAAAATATATACAAATAAGCAGTTTAGCCGCATTTGGACCTGGCAACAATAAAACCCTTGAACCTGTAAAACTTAGCGACACCCCACAACCCAATACCGAATATGGACGCAGTAAACTAAAAGCCGAAGAATTTATTCGTTCAAAAAACGAACTTCCGTGGATTGTTTTTAGACCTACCGGTGTTTACGGACCTCGCGAAACCGATTATTTTGTTTATCTAAAAACCATTAATCGTGGATTCGAACCTTATATTGGCTTTAAGTCACAACACCTCACATTTATTTATGTTAAAGATTTAGCCCGATTAGTTTTTGATGCCTTAGAATCACCCTTTAAACATCGAGCTTATTTTATTGCCGACAATAATGTTTACCTTTCAGAAGAATATGCTGCTATTGTAAAAAAACACCTCCATAAAAAAACAATTAAATTAAGAGTTCCATTATTTCTTGTAAAATTCATTTCAATTATTTTAGAATTTATTTTTGGTTTATTTGGACGTACACCTGTACTAAACAAAGATAAATATAATATTCTTTCGAGTCTTAATTGGAAATGCGAAGTAGAACCGTTGCAGCGCGATTTTAATTTTAAAGCAGAATATGATTTAGATAAAGGTGTAAAAGAATCTATCGACTGGTACAAAGAACAAAAATGGTTGTAA
- a CDS encoding NAD-dependent epimerase/dehydratase family protein, with product MRVLITGTAGFIGFHLTQAILNNGFEVLGIDNINDYYDVNLKYARLQTLGIPTQIIQPNKWCNSQKWQQLQFVKTNLHDKDQIFHCFHQFKPDIVINLAAQAGVRYSFEQPYAYIDSNIVGFLNILEACRNYPVQHLLYASSSSVYGLNKKTPFTIEDHVDYPISLYAATKKSNELMAHTYSYLFQIPTTGLRFFTVYGPWGRPDMALFKFTQNILANKPIDVYNHGEMYRDFTFIDDIVFAIIQLIKIPPLTNRHMATPAPYRLLNIGNGSPVKLMDFVEAIEQELGKKATMHFLPLQPGDVISTHADTSHLWDLIKFKPQTDIIHGIRAFIQWYKQYYKI from the coding sequence ATGAGAGTCCTTATAACCGGAACAGCCGGTTTCATCGGTTTTCATTTGACTCAAGCCATTTTAAATAATGGATTTGAAGTACTGGGTATCGACAACATTAACGATTATTACGATGTAAATCTAAAATATGCTCGACTTCAAACTTTAGGAATACCCACCCAAATTATTCAACCCAATAAATGGTGTAATAGTCAAAAATGGCAACAATTGCAATTTGTAAAAACCAATTTGCACGATAAAGACCAAATATTTCATTGTTTTCATCAATTTAAACCCGATATTGTTATTAATCTTGCAGCACAAGCAGGAGTAAGATATAGTTTTGAACAGCCTTATGCATATATCGATTCCAATATTGTTGGTTTTTTAAATATACTCGAAGCTTGTAGAAATTATCCGGTTCAACATCTTTTATATGCCAGTAGTAGCAGTGTTTATGGACTTAATAAAAAAACACCTTTTACCATCGAAGATCATGTCGATTATCCTATTAGTCTTTATGCTGCTACTAAAAAGAGTAATGAATTAATGGCACATACTTATTCTTATTTATTTCAAATTCCCACAACCGGATTACGTTTTTTTACCGTATATGGTCCTTGGGGACGTCCCGATATGGCACTTTTTAAATTTACCCAAAATATTTTAGCCAATAAACCTATTGATGTTTACAACCATGGAGAAATGTATCGCGATTTTACTTTTATCGATGATATTGTATTTGCAATAATACAGTTAATAAAAATTCCACCTTTAACCAATAGACACATGGCAACTCCAGCACCCTATCGTTTATTAAATATTGGAAATGGTAGCCCAGTAAAACTTATGGATTTTGTAGAAGCAATAGAACAAGAACTTGGTAAAAAAGCTACCATGCATTTTCTTCCACTTCAACCAGGCGACGTAATTAGTACACACGCCGATACAAGTCATTTATGGGATTTAATTAAATTTAAACCGCAAACTGATATTATACACGGTATTCGAGCTTTTATTCAATGGTATAAGCAATATTATAAAATTTAA